A stretch of Chitinophaga caeni DNA encodes these proteins:
- a CDS encoding DUF4279 domain-containing protein has translation MSKISLAIKITSSSLAMEEVSALLNIQPTYSHRKGDLYTLNTQNGHLRKMWNHDFWEYREEYIDHDIYHTKDFISRIIRTREDRFKELKKYANIVFFVTGYFVKYDKARFQFSRDEFNLLTNTGAEIDVDLYFRSDSI, from the coding sequence ATGAGTAAAATATCATTGGCAATTAAGATTACATCAAGCAGTCTTGCAATGGAAGAGGTGTCTGCTCTACTAAATATTCAGCCAACTTATAGCCATAGAAAGGGGGATTTATATACTTTAAATACCCAAAATGGTCATTTAAGAAAGATGTGGAATCATGATTTTTGGGAGTATAGAGAAGAATACATTGACCATGATATTTATCATACCAAGGATTTTATCAGCCGTATTATAAGAACAAGAGAGGATAGGTTTAAAGAACTTAAAAAGTATGCTAATATTGTTTTTTTTGTAACTGGATATTTTGTTAAATATGATAAAGCGAGATTTCAATTTTCTAGAGACGAATTTAATCTTTTGACTAATACAGGTGCTGAAATTGATGTGGATCTTTATTTTAGATCGGATAGTATTTAA